The following are from one region of the Mycolicibacterium diernhoferi genome:
- a CDS encoding GAP family protein has product MWITLLVMAVAVSLEPFRIGMSVLMLNRPRPLLQLTAFLCGGFLMGLTVGMVALFLLESRLPESAHFTLPRVQVGIGVLALLAAAVLALTKGRPRTRPVWLTRLLEGQSLWVASAAGLGIALPSVDYLAALAVIGTADVNSTTRLAALLTFNVVAFALVEIPLLAYLVAPERTHARLIALNDWMQAQGRRGVAVMVAVVGVVLLAVGLAGW; this is encoded by the coding sequence ATGTGGATCACCCTGCTGGTCATGGCTGTCGCGGTCAGCCTGGAGCCGTTCCGCATCGGGATGTCGGTGCTGATGCTCAACCGTCCCCGCCCGCTGCTGCAGCTCACCGCGTTCCTGTGCGGCGGCTTCCTGATGGGCCTGACGGTCGGCATGGTGGCCCTGTTCCTGCTCGAATCGCGACTGCCCGAGTCGGCGCACTTCACCCTGCCCAGGGTGCAGGTCGGGATCGGTGTGCTCGCTCTGCTGGCCGCGGCCGTGCTGGCGCTCACCAAGGGACGGCCCCGCACCCGGCCGGTGTGGCTGACCCGCCTGTTGGAGGGCCAATCACTGTGGGTCGCTTCGGCGGCCGGTCTGGGTATCGCGCTGCCTTCGGTGGACTACCTGGCGGCACTGGCCGTCATCGGCACCGCCGACGTCAACTCCACCACCCGGCTCGCCGCGCTGCTGACCTTCAACGTGGTGGCCTTCGCGCTCGTCGAAATCCCGCTGCTGGCTTACCTTGTCGCACCGGAGCGCACTCACGCCCGGCTGATCGCACTCAACGACTGGATGCAGGCGCAGGGCCGGCGCGGGGTGGCGGTCATGGTCGCGGTGGTGGGCGTCGTCCTGCTGGCGGTGGGCCTGGCCGGCTGGTGA
- a CDS encoding flavin reductase family protein — protein sequence MSDTDLSPASLREAFGHFPTGVIAIAAEVDGVRVGLAASTFVPVSLDPPLVSFCVQNSSETWPKLKGLPSLGISVLGESHDAAAKTLAAKTGDRFAGLETQSRESGAVFVHGTSVWLETTIAQEVPAGDHTIVVLQISDVTVHDVPPIVFHRSTFRKLG from the coding sequence ATGAGCGACACAGATCTGAGCCCGGCCTCGCTGCGTGAGGCGTTCGGGCATTTCCCGACCGGAGTCATCGCCATCGCCGCCGAGGTCGACGGTGTGCGGGTCGGTCTGGCGGCCAGCACCTTCGTGCCGGTGTCGCTGGACCCGCCGCTGGTGTCGTTCTGCGTGCAGAACTCATCGGAGACGTGGCCCAAGCTCAAGGGGCTGCCGTCCCTGGGGATCAGTGTGCTCGGCGAGTCACACGATGCGGCCGCCAAGACGCTGGCCGCCAAGACCGGCGATCGGTTCGCCGGGCTGGAGACCCAGTCCCGGGAGAGCGGCGCGGTGTTCGTGCACGGCACCAGCGTCTGGCTGGAGACCACCATCGCCCAGGAGGTCCCGGCGGGGGATCACACCATCGTGGTGCTGCAGATCAGCGACGTCACCGTGCACGATGTGCCGCCGATCGTGTTCCACCGCAGCACGTTCCGCAAGCTCGGCTGA
- the pe gene encoding acyltransferase PE: MKKLLAAATALLTIGLTGPLGVGIATADDPPAPADFDRPGPARAIEGRGYALGGAHVMGIPYDEYIMRTGAEWFPGLNRQIVDYPAGQVQGHTLERLFPGIGRLDDDFPGLGIDGPSYGESIDVGGPNLLAAIREGGPGMAIGLSEGASVLDDVRARLANDPTAPPPDQLAFATYGNPVGKHAFGESFLSQNFPVGSVVPSLDYRMPAPVESQYDSHLFVSAYDSIADWPQRSDNWISVANAIVGLATGHTAVAFTNPKMVPPQNIRTTVNSRGARTTTYMIPEEHLPLVLPFKYLGVDKGTLMQLDAILKPYVDAGYTRNDDPATAPITVDPVNGYDPAEVTAPATQAAFGGGADPVSQLMAGLQYVLNNPPK; this comes from the coding sequence ATGAAGAAGCTACTCGCGGCGGCCACCGCCTTGCTGACCATCGGCCTCACCGGGCCGCTGGGCGTGGGGATAGCCACCGCCGATGACCCGCCGGCGCCGGCGGACTTCGACCGGCCGGGACCCGCACGCGCCATCGAGGGCCGGGGTTACGCACTCGGCGGCGCCCACGTGATGGGTATCCCGTACGACGAATACATCATGCGCACCGGCGCCGAGTGGTTCCCGGGCCTGAATCGGCAGATCGTCGACTACCCCGCGGGCCAGGTCCAGGGGCACACCCTGGAGCGGCTCTTCCCGGGCATCGGCCGCCTCGATGACGACTTCCCGGGGCTCGGCATCGACGGTCCCAGCTACGGCGAGTCGATCGACGTCGGCGGACCGAACCTGTTGGCCGCGATCCGCGAGGGCGGCCCGGGTATGGCGATCGGCCTGTCCGAAGGCGCGTCGGTGCTCGACGACGTGCGGGCGCGGCTGGCCAACGATCCGACCGCCCCGCCGCCGGATCAGCTGGCGTTCGCGACCTACGGAAACCCGGTCGGCAAGCACGCATTCGGTGAGAGCTTCCTGAGCCAGAACTTCCCGGTCGGGAGCGTCGTGCCCTCACTCGACTACCGGATGCCGGCCCCGGTGGAGAGCCAGTACGACTCGCATCTGTTCGTCTCGGCCTACGACAGCATCGCCGACTGGCCGCAGCGGTCGGACAACTGGATCTCGGTGGCCAACGCGATCGTCGGCCTGGCCACCGGGCACACCGCGGTCGCGTTCACCAACCCGAAAATGGTGCCGCCGCAGAACATCCGGACGACGGTCAACTCCCGGGGCGCGCGGACGACGACGTACATGATCCCCGAGGAGCATCTGCCGCTGGTGCTGCCGTTCAAGTACCTCGGCGTCGACAAGGGCACGCTGATGCAGCTCGACGCGATCCTCAAACCCTATGTGGACGCCGGTTATACCCGTAACGACGATCCGGCGACGGCGCCGATCACGGTGGACCCGGTCAACGGGTACGACCCCGCCGAGGTCACCGCACCGGCCACCCAGGCCGCGTTCGGCGGCGGCGCGGATCCGGTGTCGCAGTTGATGGCCGGTCTGCAGTACGTGCTCAACAACCCGCCGAAGTAG
- a CDS encoding RND family transporter, translated as MQRLADFVVRWPLVVIGIWVTLAVALPLSVPSLNDMAQKNPLAMLPGEAPSSVAARQMEEAFQEPGTDDLLLVVLTDEDGLGPEHEATYAKLVDALRDDQQNVVMLQEFIGTPALRSTLTSKDEKSWVLPVGLAGALGTPQSYSSFTAVSETIAQTTAGGPLEVHLAGPAATVADLTVAGENDRLPIEIAIAVMVLLVLLIVYRNPVTMMVPLVGIGMSLVIAQAAVAGLSDLTGMGVSNQAMILLSAIIFGAGTDYAVFLISRYHDFVRQGSDSDEAVRQALGSVGKVITASAATVGVTFLAISFAKMGVFSTVGTSAAVGIGVAFLAAITLLPAILTLIGPRGWIKPRKERTARMWRKSGARIVRRPWTHLVASLIVLLLLAGLSGFATFNYDDRKAVDPSAPSSLGYVAMERHFDVNQLIPSYVLIRSPKDLRNPEALADLEQLAERITQLPDIEMVSGITRPLGVVPPEFRATYQAGIVGSRLADGAAMISDGTADLNRLADGADTLAASLGDVRGQVGTIAGSLEQMVDAFAALRGQYGGDKLVKNVEIAAKLVASVNRLGNEMGVNLMATRDQFAWVAPVLAALHGNVVCDLDPSCSQTRIHLSRLAAARNDGTLAEIEDLSGQLESLQDRQSLNVALNQVGTAFTRLTEAMQSMGLDSPDGAQATLAQLRQGADRSAKGSRQVADGVDQIVEQIKVMRTGLDQAAAFLLAMKENAAAPAMAGFNIPPEILLMEDFKAATKAYVSPDGHSARYLVFTKLDPFSPEAMDQVTAIENAARGALPNTALSDASVSMGGYPVALADTRDYYENDIRFIVLVTVIVVLLILMVLLRAVIAPLYLVGSVVVSYFAALGIGVLLFQVILDQQLHWSVPPLAFVVLVAVGADYNLLLVSRMRDEAPLGRIGIIRTLSSTGGVITAAGLIFAASMWGLLFASIGTVVQGGFVIGIGILLDTFLVRTVTVPAMATLVGKANWWPSRLTRRESGRA; from the coding sequence GTGCAGCGACTAGCTGACTTTGTCGTGCGGTGGCCATTGGTCGTCATCGGGATCTGGGTCACCCTGGCGGTGGCACTGCCGTTGAGCGTGCCCAGCCTGAACGACATGGCCCAGAAGAACCCGTTGGCCATGCTGCCCGGGGAGGCACCCTCCAGCGTGGCGGCCCGGCAGATGGAGGAGGCCTTCCAAGAACCGGGTACCGACGATCTGCTGCTGGTCGTGCTGACCGATGAGGACGGTCTGGGCCCCGAACACGAGGCCACCTACGCCAAATTGGTGGACGCCCTGCGCGACGACCAGCAGAACGTGGTGATGCTGCAGGAGTTCATCGGCACGCCGGCCCTGCGTTCGACCCTGACGAGCAAGGACGAGAAATCCTGGGTGCTGCCGGTCGGTCTGGCGGGCGCGCTCGGCACACCGCAGTCCTATTCCTCCTTCACGGCGGTCTCGGAGACCATCGCGCAGACCACTGCCGGCGGTCCGCTGGAGGTCCACCTTGCCGGGCCGGCCGCCACCGTCGCCGACCTCACCGTGGCCGGCGAGAACGACCGCCTGCCCATCGAGATCGCCATCGCGGTGATGGTCCTGCTGGTGCTGCTGATCGTCTATCGCAACCCGGTCACCATGATGGTGCCGCTGGTGGGGATCGGCATGTCCCTGGTGATCGCCCAGGCGGCGGTCGCCGGCCTGTCGGACCTGACCGGCATGGGGGTCTCCAATCAGGCGATGATCCTGCTGAGCGCCATCATCTTCGGCGCCGGGACCGACTACGCGGTGTTCCTGATCAGCCGCTACCACGATTTCGTCCGGCAGGGATCGGACTCCGACGAGGCCGTCCGCCAGGCGCTGGGCTCCGTCGGCAAGGTGATCACCGCGTCGGCGGCCACGGTCGGCGTGACCTTCCTGGCGATCAGCTTCGCCAAGATGGGCGTGTTCTCCACGGTCGGCACCTCCGCCGCGGTCGGTATCGGTGTGGCCTTCCTGGCCGCGATCACGTTGTTGCCCGCCATCCTCACCCTCATCGGGCCGCGCGGCTGGATCAAACCCCGCAAAGAACGCACCGCCCGGATGTGGCGCAAATCGGGTGCCCGCATCGTGCGCCGCCCGTGGACGCATCTGGTCGCCAGCCTGATCGTGCTGCTGCTGCTGGCCGGCCTGTCCGGCTTCGCGACGTTCAACTACGACGACCGCAAGGCGGTCGACCCCTCGGCGCCCAGCTCACTGGGATACGTGGCCATGGAGCGCCATTTCGACGTCAACCAGTTGATCCCGTCCTACGTACTGATCCGGTCCCCGAAGGATCTGCGCAATCCGGAGGCACTGGCGGACCTGGAGCAGTTGGCCGAACGGATCACCCAACTGCCCGACATCGAGATGGTCAGCGGTATCACCCGGCCCCTCGGTGTGGTGCCGCCCGAGTTCCGGGCCACCTATCAGGCCGGCATCGTCGGGTCCCGGCTCGCCGACGGGGCGGCCATGATCAGCGACGGCACCGCCGACCTGAACCGGCTGGCCGACGGCGCGGACACCCTGGCCGCCAGCCTGGGCGACGTGCGCGGGCAGGTCGGCACGATCGCCGGCAGCCTGGAGCAGATGGTCGATGCGTTCGCCGCGCTGCGGGGCCAGTACGGCGGCGACAAACTGGTCAAGAACGTGGAGATCGCGGCCAAGCTGGTCGCCAGCGTCAACAGGCTCGGCAACGAGATGGGCGTGAACCTGATGGCCACCCGGGACCAGTTCGCCTGGGTGGCTCCGGTGCTGGCGGCGCTGCACGGCAACGTGGTCTGCGACCTCGACCCGTCGTGCAGCCAGACCCGCATCCACCTGTCCCGGCTCGCCGCCGCCCGCAACGACGGCACGCTCGCCGAGATCGAGGATCTGTCCGGGCAGTTGGAATCGCTGCAGGACCGGCAGTCGCTCAACGTGGCGCTGAACCAGGTCGGCACCGCATTCACCCGGCTGACCGAGGCGATGCAGTCGATGGGACTGGACAGCCCCGACGGCGCGCAGGCCACCCTGGCCCAGTTGCGGCAGGGCGCCGACCGGTCGGCCAAGGGCAGCCGGCAGGTGGCCGACGGCGTCGACCAGATCGTCGAGCAGATCAAGGTGATGCGCACCGGACTCGACCAGGCGGCGGCCTTCCTGCTGGCGATGAAGGAGAACGCCGCGGCACCGGCCATGGCGGGCTTCAACATTCCGCCCGAGATCCTGCTGATGGAGGACTTCAAGGCGGCGACCAAGGCCTACGTCTCGCCCGATGGGCATTCGGCGCGGTACCTGGTCTTCACCAAACTCGATCCGTTCAGTCCGGAGGCGATGGATCAGGTCACCGCCATCGAAAACGCCGCGCGGGGCGCGTTGCCGAACACCGCACTCTCGGACGCCTCGGTATCGATGGGTGGCTATCCGGTGGCGCTCGCCGACACCCGCGACTACTACGAGAACGACATCCGGTTCATCGTCCTGGTGACCGTAATCGTGGTGTTGCTGATCCTGATGGTGCTGTTGCGGGCGGTCATCGCACCGCTGTATCTGGTTGGCTCCGTGGTGGTTTCCTACTTCGCCGCCCTGGGAATCGGTGTGCTGCTGTTCCAGGTGATCCTGGATCAGCAGCTGCACTGGTCGGTGCCGCCGCTGGCCTTCGTGGTGCTCGTCGCGGTGGGAGCCGACTACAACCTGCTGCTGGTCTCGCGGATGCGGGACGAGGCCCCACTGGGCAGGATCGGCATCATCCGCACCCTGAGTTCCACCGGCGGCGTGATCACCGCGGCCGGCCTGATCTTCGCCGCGTCGATGTGGGGTCTGTTGTTCGCCAGCATCGGTACTGTGGTGCAGGGCGGGTTCGTCATCGGCATCGGCATCCTGCTGGACACCTTCCTGGTCCGGACCGTCACCGTGCCCGCCATGGCCACGTTGGTCGGAAAGGCGAACTGGTGGCCATCACGACTGACACGGCGGGAGAGCGGCAGAGCATGA
- a CDS encoding condensation domain-containing protein: MHIGKITIGTIDDWSPKPGVVTSWHPTKTAREKALVAPVSTVPVSYMQSQHIRGVYNQAAAGLDYSRQIIATCEVPGVCDIDAMNQALNAYLRRHDTYRSWFEYEGAGDIVRRTIVDPDEIEFEPVNQGQMAPEDARKHIVDIPSPLEWGCFSFGIVQSEEYFEFYASIDHVHGDAALIGITMLEAQGMYTSLSETGQPMALPEAGRFDDFCVQEREATSTLTVDSPDVQAWIEFAENNNGSLPEFPLPLGDPNVPTVADMVGDLLLDAEQTERFEAACVAAGARFVGGLFACTAMVEHELTGAPTYYGLTPRDTRRTSDNFMTQGWFTGLVPITVPIAATTFAEAAWSAQSSFDSGLALARVPYHRVLELAPWLDKPRPNFPVSNFFHGGAAPLNAVLAAADMGYTNSIGIYSDGRFSFQLTIYIFRYEAGTTMSVVYPDNPVAQKSVARYIEAMRSVCERVAGGTW, translated from the coding sequence TTGCACATCGGGAAGATTACGATCGGCACAATCGATGATTGGTCGCCGAAACCGGGTGTGGTCACCTCCTGGCACCCGACAAAAACGGCACGCGAGAAAGCGCTGGTCGCACCGGTGAGTACGGTCCCGGTCAGCTATATGCAGTCGCAGCACATCCGCGGTGTCTACAACCAGGCGGCCGCCGGCCTCGACTATTCACGGCAGATCATCGCCACCTGCGAAGTTCCTGGTGTATGCGATATCGACGCGATGAACCAGGCGCTCAACGCCTACCTGCGCCGGCACGACACCTACCGGAGTTGGTTCGAGTACGAGGGCGCCGGCGATATCGTGCGGCGCACCATTGTCGACCCGGACGAAATCGAATTCGAACCGGTCAATCAGGGCCAGATGGCACCCGAGGACGCGCGTAAACACATTGTCGACATCCCCTCCCCATTGGAATGGGGTTGCTTTTCTTTCGGAATCGTCCAGAGCGAAGAGTATTTCGAATTCTATGCCAGCATCGACCATGTCCACGGGGACGCGGCGCTGATCGGGATCACGATGCTCGAGGCCCAGGGGATGTACACGTCGCTGTCCGAAACGGGGCAGCCGATGGCGCTCCCGGAGGCCGGGCGGTTCGACGATTTCTGCGTTCAGGAACGTGAAGCCACCTCGACCCTGACCGTGGACTCGCCCGACGTTCAAGCCTGGATCGAGTTTGCTGAGAACAACAACGGGAGCCTTCCCGAATTCCCGTTGCCGCTCGGCGATCCGAATGTCCCGACCGTCGCCGACATGGTGGGGGACCTGCTGCTCGATGCCGAACAGACCGAGCGGTTCGAGGCGGCCTGCGTGGCGGCCGGCGCCCGATTCGTCGGCGGGCTGTTTGCCTGTACCGCCATGGTCGAACACGAGCTGACCGGTGCCCCAACGTATTACGGGCTGACCCCGCGCGACACCCGCCGGACCTCGGACAACTTCATGACCCAGGGCTGGTTCACCGGCCTGGTGCCGATCACCGTCCCGATCGCCGCGACCACGTTCGCCGAGGCGGCCTGGTCGGCGCAGAGCTCCTTCGACTCGGGTCTCGCCCTGGCGCGGGTCCCGTATCACCGCGTCCTGGAATTGGCGCCATGGCTGGACAAACCGCGCCCGAACTTTCCGGTGTCGAACTTCTTCCACGGTGGCGCGGCGCCGCTCAATGCGGTTCTGGCGGCCGCCGATATGGGCTATACGAACAGCATCGGGATCTACTCCGACGGCCGGTTCTCCTTTCAGCTGACCATCTACATATTCCGGTACGAGGCCGGCACCACAATGTCGGTCGTATACCCGGACAATCCGGTGGCTCAAAAGTCGGTCGCCCGGTACATCGAGGCGATGAGGTCCGTATGCGAGCGGGTCGCCGGCGGCACTTGGTGA
- a CDS encoding AMP-binding protein — MPNASILTVLRERAGVSPGDTAFTYTDYDRDPDGVAETLTYAQLYRRTLNLAEELAQHGSPGDRALIIAPQGLPYIVAFLGAMQAGFIAVPLSAPVPGAHDERTSAVVTDTEPAVVLTTAALFDVAAQYVDDGAAVIAVIAVDTLDLDSPEPEHADVPDGPDIAYLQYTSGSTRAPAGVMISHRNLYANFEQLMPDYVPQYGGAFPPGNVLVSWLPFYHDMGLMLGVAAPILGGVPGDLMSPIAFLTRPARWLQAMARHRTVVTGGPNFALDLTARRTDDADLADLDLSGVISLICGAERVDPTTVERFNERFGAFGFRPEAIMPSYGLAEATVFVASGSEGRVPEAVEFGADELTEGRAVRRAGGTPLLRYGVAPSPLVLIVDAETRRPCPEGAVGEIWTHGENVSAGYWRKPDQTGTGFGATLLDGPAGLPEHDWLRTGDRGFISEGDLFIVGRIKDMLIVRGRNHYSEDIEATVREITRGRVAAIAVADEQSEKLVTIIEFKQRDDDPELTGVKSDVTAAISRAHGLQVADIVLVAPGSIPTTTSGKIRRSACVEQHRQGQFVRLDT; from the coding sequence ATGCCCAACGCGTCCATCCTGACCGTGCTGCGGGAACGCGCTGGTGTTTCACCCGGCGACACAGCCTTCACGTACACCGATTACGACCGGGACCCCGACGGGGTCGCCGAGACGCTCACCTACGCGCAGCTGTACCGGCGCACCCTCAACCTGGCCGAGGAATTGGCCCAGCACGGCTCCCCCGGCGACCGGGCGCTGATCATCGCGCCGCAGGGCCTGCCCTACATCGTGGCGTTCCTGGGGGCCATGCAGGCCGGGTTCATCGCGGTACCGCTGTCGGCGCCGGTGCCCGGCGCCCACGATGAACGCACCAGCGCCGTGGTCACCGACACCGAACCCGCCGTGGTGCTGACCACCGCTGCCCTCTTCGACGTGGCCGCCCAGTATGTGGACGACGGTGCCGCCGTCATCGCGGTGATCGCCGTGGACACCCTCGACCTGGATTCCCCGGAGCCCGAGCACGCCGACGTGCCCGACGGCCCGGACATCGCCTACCTGCAGTACACCTCGGGCTCGACCCGGGCCCCGGCCGGCGTGATGATCAGCCACCGCAACCTGTACGCGAACTTCGAGCAGCTGATGCCGGACTATGTACCCCAGTACGGCGGCGCGTTCCCGCCGGGCAACGTGCTGGTCTCCTGGCTGCCCTTCTACCACGACATGGGCCTGATGCTCGGCGTCGCGGCCCCCATCCTGGGCGGGGTGCCCGGCGATCTGATGAGCCCGATCGCCTTCCTCACCCGCCCGGCGCGCTGGCTGCAGGCGATGGCCCGGCACCGCACCGTGGTGACCGGGGGCCCCAACTTCGCCCTGGATCTGACCGCCCGGCGCACCGACGATGCGGACCTCGCGGATCTCGACCTGAGCGGCGTCATCAGCCTGATCTGCGGGGCCGAGCGTGTCGATCCGACCACCGTGGAGCGGTTCAACGAACGCTTCGGTGCGTTCGGTTTCCGGCCCGAGGCCATCATGCCGTCCTATGGCCTGGCCGAGGCGACGGTCTTCGTGGCCAGTGGCAGCGAAGGCCGGGTGCCCGAGGCCGTGGAGTTCGGTGCCGACGAACTCACCGAGGGCCGGGCCGTCCGACGGGCCGGCGGGACACCGCTGCTGCGCTACGGCGTGGCCCCGTCACCGCTGGTGCTGATCGTCGACGCCGAGACCCGCCGGCCGTGCCCGGAGGGCGCCGTCGGCGAGATCTGGACGCACGGCGAGAACGTGTCCGCCGGATACTGGCGCAAACCCGATCAGACCGGAACCGGTTTCGGGGCAACCCTTCTCGACGGGCCCGCCGGCCTTCCCGAGCACGACTGGCTGCGCACCGGTGACCGGGGCTTCATCTCCGAGGGCGACCTGTTCATCGTGGGCCGGATCAAGGACATGCTGATCGTGCGGGGCCGCAACCACTACTCCGAGGACATCGAGGCCACCGTTCGCGAGATCACCCGCGGCCGGGTGGCCGCCATCGCGGTGGCCGACGAGCAAAGCGAGAAGCTGGTCACCATCATCGAATTCAAGCAACGCGATGACGACCCCGAGCTGACCGGCGTGAAAAGCGATGTCACCGCCGCCATCTCACGCGCACACGGACTGCAGGTCGCCGACATCGTGCTGGTGGCGCCCGGGTCCATCCCGACGACCACCAGCGGCAAGATCCGCCGCTCGGCCTGCGTCGAGCAACACCGGCAAGGGCAGTTCGTGCGGCTGGACACCTGA
- a CDS encoding succinate dehydrogenase/fumarate reductase iron-sulfur subunit gives MAAYNAKLRVWRGDESGGDLQDYTVEVNDGEVVLDIVHRLQATQAGDLAVRWNCKAGKCGSCSAEINGRPRLLCMTRMSTFDQDETVTITPLRTFPVMRDLVTDVSFNYEKARQIPSFTPPKDLQPGEYRMQQEDVNRSQEFRKCIECFLCQNVCHVVRDHEENKENFAGPRFHMRIAELDMHPLDTVDRKNLAQEEHGLGLCNITKCCTEVCPEHIKITDNALIPMKERVADRKYDPIVWLGNKLFRR, from the coding sequence ATGGCTGCCTATAACGCGAAGTTGCGGGTCTGGCGCGGCGATGAGAGCGGCGGCGACCTGCAGGACTACACCGTCGAGGTCAACGACGGCGAGGTGGTGCTCGACATCGTGCACCGGCTGCAGGCGACCCAGGCCGGCGACCTGGCCGTGCGGTGGAACTGCAAAGCCGGCAAGTGCGGGTCCTGTTCGGCGGAGATCAACGGCCGGCCGCGGCTGCTGTGCATGACCAGGATGTCGACGTTCGACCAGGACGAGACGGTGACGATCACTCCGCTGCGCACCTTCCCGGTGATGCGGGACCTGGTGACAGATGTGTCCTTCAACTACGAGAAGGCCCGCCAGATCCCGTCGTTCACCCCGCCCAAGGATCTGCAGCCCGGCGAGTACCGGATGCAGCAGGAGGACGTGAACCGCAGCCAGGAGTTCCGCAAGTGCATCGAGTGCTTCCTGTGCCAGAACGTCTGCCACGTGGTGCGCGATCACGAGGAGAACAAGGAGAACTTCGCGGGCCCGCGCTTCCACATGCGCATCGCCGAGTTGGACATGCACCCGTTGGACACCGTGGACCGGAAGAATCTGGCCCAGGAGGAGCACGGCCTGGGGCTGTGCAACATCACCAAGTGCTGCACCGAGGTCTGCCCAGAGCACATCAAGATCACCGACAATGCGCTGATCCCGATGAAGGAGCGGGTCGCCGACCGCAAGTACGACCCGATCGTTTGGCTGGGTAACAAGCTGTTCCGGCGCTGA